In one window of Nicotiana tabacum cultivar K326 chromosome 12, ASM71507v2, whole genome shotgun sequence DNA:
- the LOC107813573 gene encoding putative phospholipid-transporting ATPase 9: MKTGRRKRIQFSKIYTFKCGEASFLGDDHSQIGGPGYSRVVYCNEPNSFEAGIRDYAGNYVSTTKYTAATFLPKSLFEQFRRVANFYFLVIAILSFTPLTPYSAASAVVIPLVIVIGATMVKEGVEDGRRKQQDVEVNNRKVKVHQENGVFDHTEWKNLRVGDIVKVEKDEFFPADLLLLSSSYEDGVCYVETMNLDGETNLKLKQALTGTSSLHEDSHFEDFKAFVKCEDPNANLYTFVGTMEYEGKHYPLSPQQLLLRGSKLRNTDYIYGAVIFTGRDTKVMQNATDPPSKRSTVERKMDKIVYFLFGVLFTMSFVGSVCFGILTKEDLNGGRKRWYLRPDESDIYFDPNGATAAAIYHFLTAVMLYSYLIPISLYVSIEIVKVLQTIFINQDIHMYHEETDKPAHARTSNLNEELGQVDTILSDKTGTLTCNSMEFVKCSVAGTAYGRGITEVERALAKRNGSPLMVNDQNLVEDSAVSTRKSTIKGFNFVDERIMNGSWVHEPHLEVIQKFFRLLAVCHTVIPEVDDGTREISYEAESPDEAAFVIAAREIGFELFKRTQTSVSVHELDLASGKKVERSYRILNVLEFDSTRKRMSVIVKDEEGKILLLCKGADSVIFERLAKSGREFEEETREHVNEYADAGLRTLILAYREISKEEYQVFNEQFSEAKNSVSADRDALIDEATEKIEKELILLGATAVEDKLQQGVPECIDKLAQAGIKIWVLTGDKMETAINIGYACSLLRQGMKQIVINLESPDIIAIEKAGEKDAIARASKESVLRQIIEGKALLTSSSTEAFALIIDGKSLTYALEDDTKRLFLDLAIRCAAVICCRSSPKQKALVTRLVKFETKKTTLAIGDGANDVGMLQEADIGIGISGVEGMQAVMSSDIAIAQFQFLERLLLVHGHWCYRRISSMICYFFYKNVAFGFTLFLYESYASFSGQLAYNDWFLALYNVFFTSLPVIALGVFDQDVSARYCLKFPILYQEGIQNVLFSWRRIIGWMLNGICSAVIIFFICIRVLDPQAFNKDGKTGDHAIVGATMYTCVVWVVNCQMALAVSYFTLIQHILIWGGIALWYIFLLIYGSMPTTFSTNAYQVFVEALVPSPLYWLVTILVVISALVPYFAYDAIQFRFFPMYHGMIQWIRYEGNSNDPEYCNDVRQRSIRLTTVGVTARSIASTNSSLKDRKSNHRYHLIRVLSGR, translated from the exons ATGAAGACAGGTAGAAGGAAAAGGATACAGTTTAGCAAGATTTACACATTTAAATGTGGGGAAGCATCTTTTTTAGGTGATGATCATTCACAGATTGGAGGGCCAGGATATTCAAGAGTGGTGTATTGCAATGAACCAAATAGTTTTGAGGCTGGAATTAGAGATTATGCAGGAAATTATGTAAGCACTACAAAGTATACAGCTGCAACATTCTTGCCAAAGTCCTTGTTTGAGCAGTTCAGGAGGGTGGCCAACTTTTACTTTCTTGTCATTGCCATATTGTCCTTCACACCATTGACTCCTTATTCTGCTGCCAGTGCTGTTGTTATTCCTCTTGTTATTGTCATTGGAGCCACCATGGTTAAAGAAGGCGTCGAAGATGGGCGCCGAAAGCAACAG GATGTTGAGGTAAATAATAGGAAGGTTAAAGTACATCAAGAAAATGGAGTTTTTGATCATACAGAATGGAAAAATTTGAGAGTTGGCGACATTGTTAAGGTGGAGAAGGATGAGTTCTTTCCAGCAGACTTACTGTTGCTTTCATCTAGTTATGAAGATGGAGTCTGTTACGTTGAAACTATGAATCTTGACGGGGAGACTAATTTGAAGCTGAAACAAGCATTGACGGGGACCTCATCATTGCACGAAGATTCCCACTTCGAAGACTTTAAGGCTTTTGTTAAGTGTGAAGATCCTAATGCTAATTTATATACTTTTGTTGGAACTATGGAATATGAAGGAAAACATTATCCTCTTTCTCCCCAGCAATTACTACTCAGAGGCTCTAAATTGCGGAACACAGATTACATATATGGGGCTGTTATCTTCACTGGTCGCGACACAAAGGTAATGCAGAATGCGACAGATCCTCCTTCAAAAAGAAGCACAGTTGAGAGGAAAATGGATAAAATCGTTTACTTCTTATTTGGAGTTTTGTTCACTATGTCCTTTGTCGGATCAGTTTGCTTCGGAATTCTGACTAAAGAGGACTTAAATGGTGGACGTAAAAGGTGGTATCTACGACCTGATGAATCTGACATATATTTCGATCCCAATGGAGCTACTGCTGCTGCCATTTACCATTTTCTGACAGCCGTGATGTTGTATAGCTACCTGATTCCGATATCTTTATATGTGTCCATAGAAATTGTTAAAGTTCTTCAGACTATCTTCATTAATCAAGACATTCATATGTATCATGAAGAAACTGATAAACCAGCACATGCCCGCACCTCAAATTTAAATGAGGAACTTGGCCAGGTTGACACAATACTTTCAGACAAAACCGGCACATTGACTTGTAATTCAATGGAGTTTGTCAAGTGCTCAGTGGCTGGAACTGCTTACGGACGTGGTATTACAGAAGTCGAGAGGGCTTTGGCTAAAAGAAATGGTTCTCCATTGATGGTAAATGATCAGAACTTGGTTGAGGATTCTGCTGTTAGTACAAGGAAGTCTACTATTAAAGGCTTCAATTTTGTTGACGAGCGAATAATGAATGGAAGTTGGGTGCATGAACCTCATTTAGAAGTCATACAGAAATTCTTCCGTTTATTAGCAGTCTGTCATACAGTCATACCAGAAGTGGATGACGGTACAAGGGAGATTTCATATGAAGCTGAATCTCCAGATGAGGCAGCCTTTGTAATTGCAGCTAGAGAAATTGGCTTTGAATTATTTAAAAGGACACAAACAAGTGTGTCAGTGCATGAGTTGGATCTAGCATCTGGCAAGAAAGTTGAGAG GTCATATAGAATTTTGAATGTTTTGGAATTTGATAGTACAAGAAAAAGGATGTCTGTAATAGTAAAGGATGAGGAAGGAAAGATATTGCTACTTTGCAAAGGTGCTGATAG TGTCATATTTGAAAGGCTCGCCAAAAGTGGaagggaatttgaagaggaaACAAGGGAACATGTAAATGAGTATGCTGATGCAGGCTTGAGGACCTTAATACTGGCCTATCGCGAAATCAGTAAGGAAGAATACCAAGTATTCAATGAGCAATTTTCAGAGGCCAAGAATTCAGTCAGTGCAGACCGTGATGCATTGATCGATGAAGCAACAGAAAAGATTGAAAAGGAGTTGATTCTTTTAGGCGCCACTGCTGTTGAGGACAAACTACAACAAGGG GTTCCTGAATGCATCGACAAACTTGCACAAGCGGGTATCAAGATATGGGTTTTGACTGGGGATAAGATGGAAACAGCCATTAATATTGG TTATGCCTGTAGTTTGCTTAGACAAGGAATGAAGCAAATTGTTATAAACTTGGAAAGCCCTGATATTATAGCAATAGAGAAAGCAGGAGAAAAAGATGCTATTGCCAGG GCATCAAAGGAAAGTGTGCTACGGCAAATTATAGAAGGGAAGGCTCTACTTACGTCTTCAAGCACAGAGGCATTTGCTTTGATCATTGATGGGAAATCTCTTACATATGCTTTAGAAGATGACACAAAAAGATTGTTTTTAGATCTTGCAATTAGATGTGCTGCTGTTATATGCTGTCGATCATCACCTAAACAGAAGGCATTG GTAACAAGACTTGTTAAATTTGAGACTAAAAAGACAACTTTGGCCATTGGAGACGGAGCTAATGATGTGGGAATGCTTCAAGAAGCTGATATTGGAATTGGAATCAGTGGTGTTGAAGGAATGCAG GCTGTTATGTCAAGTGATATTGCAATTGCTCAGTTTCAATTTTTGGAGCGCTTGCTTTTGGTACATGGGCATTGGTGTTATAGAAGGATCTCTTCGATG aTATGCTACTTCTTCTACAAAAACGTCGCATTTGGTTTTACTCTCTTCTTATACGAGTCGTATGCATCATTTTCTGGGCAACTTGCATATAATGATTGGTTTCTAGCACTTTACAACGTCTTCTTCACATCACTACCAGTGATTGCTTTGGGAGTTTTCGATCAAGATGTATCTGCTCGATATTGTCTTAAG TTTCCTATACTGTATCAAGAAGGTATACAGAATGTCCTTTTCAGTTGGCGTCGTATAATTGGATGGATGCTAAATGGGATCTGCAGTGCAGTTATTATCTTCTTCATCTGCATAAGAGTACTAGATCCTCAAGCTTTCAATAAGGATGGTAAAACCGGTGACCATGCAATTGTGGGAGCAACAATGTACACATGTGTGGTTTGGGTCGTGAACTGTCAAATGGCGCTTGCTGTTAGTTATTTCACCTTAATCCAACATATCCTCATCTGGGGTGGAATTGCTCTATGGTACATTTTCCTTCTAATATATGGATCCATGCCTACAACATTTTCCACCAACGCGTACCAAGTCTTTGTGGAAGCTCTTGTTCCCTCCCCATTATACTGGTTAGTCACAATATTAGTTGTTATTTCAGCTTTAGTCCCCTACTTTGCATACGATGCAATTCAGTTTCGGTTCTTTCCAATGTACCATGGGATGATTCAATGGATAAGGTACGAGGGGAACTCAAATGACCCAGAATACTGCAATGATGTGAGGCAGAGGTCGATAAGACTGACAACTGTGGGCGTCACTGCTCGTTCCATTGCAAGTACTAATTCAAGTCTAAAAGACAGAAAGAGTAATCACAGATACCATCTGATTAGAGTTCTCTCAGGAAGATAA